A single window of Archangium gephyra DNA harbors:
- a CDS encoding dienelactone hydrolase family protein — MMSKQPMADDPLDDFERRSVTLQGHTKGVYVTGKGPAVIVMAEMPGISPHVARFSRWVRDAGFTVYMPSLFGRDGAFPDAEEGKAVLQRACVSAEFRAFAANESSPVTQWLRALASLAHEQCGGRGVGAIGMCFTGNFALSMMLESSMIAPVLCQPSLPLNSPGEIQIAPEELARVKERLEREDLTVLGYRFAGDRFCTAQRFAAYSAALGDRFVAKVLPDEAANPEPPPFFKHVVGSPHSVVTAHLIDAAGEPTRAARDEILSFFTRRLAA; from the coding sequence ATGATGAGCAAGCAACCGATGGCGGATGATCCGCTCGACGACTTCGAGCGCCGCTCAGTCACACTGCAGGGCCACACCAAGGGGGTCTACGTCACCGGCAAGGGTCCGGCGGTGATCGTCATGGCCGAGATGCCAGGCATCAGCCCTCACGTCGCCCGCTTCAGCCGCTGGGTCCGGGACGCCGGCTTCACCGTCTACATGCCGTCGCTCTTCGGGCGGGACGGCGCCTTCCCGGATGCGGAGGAGGGAAAGGCCGTGCTCCAGCGCGCGTGTGTCAGCGCCGAGTTCCGCGCGTTCGCCGCGAATGAGTCGAGCCCCGTCACGCAGTGGCTGCGCGCGCTGGCGAGCCTCGCACACGAGCAGTGCGGTGGCCGGGGCGTGGGAGCCATTGGCATGTGCTTCACCGGCAACTTCGCGCTCAGCATGATGCTCGAGTCCTCGATGATCGCCCCGGTGCTCTGCCAGCCCTCGCTGCCGCTGAACAGTCCAGGGGAAATCCAGATCGCCCCCGAGGAGCTCGCGCGCGTGAAGGAGCGGCTCGAGCGCGAGGACCTGACGGTGCTCGGCTACCGGTTCGCGGGGGATCGGTTCTGCACGGCGCAACGGTTCGCGGCCTACAGCGCCGCGCTCGGAGACCGCTTCGTCGCGAAGGTCCTCCCCGATGAGGCGGCGAACCCCGAGCCCCCACCGTTCTTCAAGCACGTCGTCGGGAGCCCGCACAGCGTGGTGACGGCACACCTCATCGACGCGGCGGGCGAGCCGACCCGCGCCGCCCGGGATGAGATCCTGTCGTTCTTCACGCGCCGCCTGGCCGCCTGA
- a CDS encoding GlxA family transcriptional regulator produces MITHLVFDGVADGPMGVALDIVGTAARVVRAGLVTLPQGRLAPRQRVVSVDGEPVRTAAGRTLAVDGALGLRGLGPGDVLVLPGLGMATPPELAAALERPDIVRGVEWVARAAAKGVLVAASCSATFVLAAARVLDGRRATTTWWLGPVFTQRFPRVSLRSDRMVVESGGVFTAGSAFAHADLMLAILAHTLSPSVAHTVARYLVLDERESQARYMVLDHLGSSDPVIRQLESFVTSNLERQSTIHEMARATATSPRTLARRVAKGLGMTPQQFAQRLRVAQAVHLLETTQHPVDEVAARVGYADPAAFRRVFRRETGETPRARRTRSTLREAGAR; encoded by the coding sequence ATGATCACACACCTGGTCTTCGACGGAGTCGCGGATGGTCCGATGGGCGTGGCCCTCGACATCGTGGGAACCGCGGCGCGGGTGGTGCGGGCGGGGCTCGTCACGCTCCCCCAGGGCCGTCTGGCGCCGCGTCAGAGGGTGGTGTCGGTGGATGGGGAGCCTGTCCGCACGGCGGCGGGACGCACGCTCGCGGTGGACGGTGCTCTGGGTCTGCGAGGACTGGGGCCGGGCGATGTCCTGGTGCTGCCGGGGCTGGGGATGGCGACGCCGCCCGAGCTCGCCGCCGCGCTCGAGCGCCCGGACATCGTGCGCGGCGTGGAGTGGGTGGCGCGCGCGGCCGCGAAGGGGGTGCTCGTCGCCGCGTCCTGCTCGGCGACGTTCGTTCTCGCCGCCGCGCGTGTTCTCGATGGCCGGCGGGCGACGACCACCTGGTGGCTGGGCCCGGTGTTCACCCAGCGCTTTCCGCGTGTGAGCCTGCGCTCGGACCGCATGGTGGTCGAGTCGGGCGGCGTCTTCACCGCGGGCTCCGCGTTCGCGCATGCCGACCTCATGCTGGCGATCCTGGCTCATACCTTGAGCCCCTCGGTCGCGCACACGGTCGCCAGGTACCTCGTCCTCGACGAGCGCGAGTCGCAGGCGCGCTACATGGTGCTGGACCATCTCGGCAGCTCGGACCCGGTGATTCGTCAGCTCGAGTCCTTCGTCACGTCCAACCTCGAACGGCAGAGCACGATCCACGAGATGGCTCGTGCCACGGCCACGTCGCCCCGAACACTCGCGCGAAGGGTCGCGAAGGGGCTGGGGATGACGCCCCAACAGTTCGCACAACGGCTGCGGGTCGCCCAGGCGGTCCACCTGCTCGAGACAACGCAGCACCCGGTCGACGAGGTGGCGGCGCGTGTCGGTTACGCCGACCCGGCTGCATTCCGGCGCGTTTTCCGCCGCGAGACCGGAGAGACACCGCGCGCGCGGCGCACGCGCTCGACTCTCCGGGAAGCCGGAGCGCGCTAA
- a CDS encoding PAS domain-containing protein: protein MHPPSSRYAFEALNPDGFLALRPEGGEPGAPQDFVCEYANPASETLLEENLTGRRLLVRHPELAEVVGAWGQVLATGVTGTCMLAWGRGLAARRMLARAVRVEDGLLAVWLSDVTDTERFVSETAAFEERMLSFMECMPDPFLALDRQCRFFYVNRAAERLLGKRRQALLGRNLWQEYAEEPGSVLRVQVQRALATGASVDFEERFNALHLEGTAVPTDSGVLVYLRDMTAHHRASEAARRASALFNAVLQGATDAIYTKDLQGRYTRINAAGSRLMGRPAEAIIGYTDAQLWSPEAARATIAHDREVLAFRQTFTYEESESAPFKRVWLSTKGVLRDEAGVVFGLFGISRDITDLKLLEEALRQNEARVLEALSAAQMTLWDLRLPEGRLRWERGAAAFFGLKTLGSEEPLETFLARVHPEDRQAVTEGLARCTPGTGEVSLTYRVLAPDGTERRHALRALAGTGSERRGRMLGVLEDLTGRAPASEAAPDARHPRNVVRAAPGEPGLTGHRRGLVQRGEGQQGEPTERDEVGLIGSAAMGDG from the coding sequence ATGCACCCCCCGAGCAGCCGCTACGCCTTCGAGGCCCTCAACCCGGATGGCTTCCTCGCCCTCCGTCCCGAAGGGGGGGAGCCCGGGGCGCCCCAGGACTTCGTCTGCGAGTACGCCAACCCGGCCTCGGAGACCCTGCTCGAGGAGAACCTGACGGGCCGGCGGCTGCTGGTGCGGCATCCGGAGCTGGCCGAGGTGGTGGGCGCCTGGGGCCAGGTGCTCGCCACGGGCGTCACGGGCACATGCATGCTCGCATGGGGCCGGGGCCTCGCCGCGCGCCGGATGCTGGCCCGGGCGGTGCGCGTGGAGGACGGCCTGCTCGCGGTGTGGCTCTCCGACGTGACGGACACCGAGCGCTTCGTCAGCGAGACGGCCGCCTTCGAGGAGCGGATGCTCTCCTTCATGGAGTGCATGCCGGACCCGTTCCTCGCGTTGGACCGGCAGTGCCGCTTCTTCTACGTCAACCGCGCCGCCGAGCGGCTGCTGGGCAAACGGCGCCAGGCCCTCCTGGGGCGCAACCTCTGGCAGGAGTACGCCGAGGAGCCGGGCTCGGTGCTGCGCGTCCAGGTGCAACGCGCGCTCGCCACCGGGGCCTCCGTGGACTTCGAGGAGCGCTTCAACGCCCTGCACCTGGAGGGGACGGCGGTGCCCACGGACAGCGGGGTGCTCGTCTACCTGCGGGACATGACGGCGCACCACCGCGCCTCCGAGGCCGCGCGGCGCGCCAGCGCCCTCTTCAACGCCGTGCTCCAGGGCGCCACCGATGCCATCTACACCAAGGATTTGCAGGGCCGGTACACGCGCATCAACGCGGCCGGCTCGCGGCTGATGGGCCGGCCCGCCGAGGCCATCATCGGCTACACGGACGCGCAGCTGTGGTCGCCCGAGGCGGCCCGCGCCACCATCGCCCATGACCGGGAGGTGCTCGCCTTCCGGCAGACCTTCACCTACGAGGAGTCCGAGTCGGCGCCCTTCAAGCGCGTGTGGCTGTCCACCAAGGGCGTGCTGCGCGACGAGGCGGGGGTGGTGTTCGGCCTCTTCGGCATCTCCCGGGACATCACGGACCTGAAGCTGCTGGAGGAGGCCCTGCGGCAGAACGAGGCGCGGGTGCTGGAGGCGCTGTCGGCCGCGCAGATGACGCTGTGGGACCTGCGGCTGCCGGAGGGGCGTCTGCGCTGGGAGCGTGGAGCCGCGGCCTTCTTCGGGCTCAAGACGTTGGGCTCCGAGGAGCCGCTGGAGACGTTCCTCGCACGGGTGCATCCGGAGGACCGGCAGGCGGTGACGGAGGGGCTCGCGCGCTGCACCCCGGGCACGGGCGAGGTGTCGCTCACGTACCGGGTGCTGGCCCCGGACGGCACGGAGCGGCGGCATGCGCTGCGTGCCCTGGCTGGCACCGGCAGCGAGCGCCGTGGCCGGATGCTGGGCGTGCTGGAGGACCTGACGGGCCGAGCCCCGGCTTCAGAGGCCGCCCCGGACGCCCGTCATCCGCGCAACGTCGTGCGAGCGGCGCCCGGCGAGCCAGGCCTTACCGGACACCGGCGCGGCCTCGTACAGCGGGGAGAAGGCCAGCAGGGCGAGCCCACGGAACGGGACGAGGTGGGGCTGATCGGCAGTGCCGCGATGGGCGACGGCTAA
- a CDS encoding cyclase family protein: MDTRGLRFVDLSVTLENSEYTDPPSLLPHIEYSDHAAGAEEMATMFPGLTPDHLPGREGWAGERMKLTAHNGTHMDAPWHYASTTDGGKPAYGIEALPLDWCFRPGVKLDFRDRPNGHVVTAAEVEAELKRIGYSLQPLDIVLVNTSAAALYGKPGYLDAGCGMGREATLYLLERGVRVVGTDAWSWDAPFKYTRERFAKTGDASLIWEGHKAGRDIGYGQMEKLTHLELLPPFGYTVACFPYKIRHGSAGFTRAVAIFSGRG, encoded by the coding sequence ATGGACACCCGAGGGCTGCGCTTCGTCGATCTCTCCGTCACGCTCGAGAACAGTGAGTACACGGATCCGCCCTCACTCCTGCCCCACATCGAGTATTCAGACCATGCGGCGGGCGCGGAGGAGATGGCCACGATGTTCCCGGGCCTCACGCCCGACCACCTGCCTGGACGTGAGGGCTGGGCGGGCGAGCGGATGAAGCTCACCGCGCACAACGGCACGCACATGGACGCGCCCTGGCACTACGCGTCGACGACGGATGGAGGCAAGCCGGCCTACGGCATCGAAGCACTGCCACTCGACTGGTGTTTCCGTCCGGGCGTGAAGCTCGACTTCCGAGACAGGCCCAACGGCCATGTCGTCACGGCCGCCGAGGTCGAGGCGGAGCTGAAGCGCATCGGCTATTCGCTCCAGCCCCTGGACATCGTGCTCGTGAACACCTCCGCGGCAGCGCTCTACGGCAAGCCCGGCTATCTGGATGCCGGTTGCGGCATGGGCCGTGAGGCGACCCTCTACCTGCTGGAGCGCGGAGTGCGAGTGGTTGGCACGGACGCCTGGAGTTGGGACGCACCGTTCAAGTACACGCGGGAGCGGTTCGCGAAGACTGGCGACGCGTCGCTCATCTGGGAGGGCCACAAGGCCGGCCGCGACATCGGCTACGGCCAGATGGAGAAGCTCACCCACCTCGAGCTGCTGCCTCCCTTCGGCTACACGGTCGCGTGCTTCCCCTACAAAATCAGGCACGGCTCGGCGGGCTTCACGCGCGCCGTGGCCATCTTCAGCGGACGGGGTTGA
- a CDS encoding fumarylacetoacetate hydrolase family protein: MKLGTLKNGTRDGKLVVVSRDLRRAVHARPIVSTMQDAIENWAEVELPLRALYDALNAGTVPNAFDFDPVAAAAPLPRAYQWCDGSAFLNHGRLMEKAFGIAPVSDFETVPLMYQGASDDFLGPRDDVPLPSEAHGIDFEGEYAILVDDVPMGCAAGQAASHIKLLLQVNDVSLRAFTPVEMKKGFGFLHAKPSSSFAPVAVTPDELGSAWREGRVHLPLNVRWNGEWFGHPNGGEMNFSFPQLIAHAAATRRLRAGTVIGSGTVSNADPRVGSACIAERRALELLEQGKPLTGFMRFGDTVRMEVLDASGRGVFGAIDQTVVPALP; encoded by the coding sequence ATGAAGTTGGGCACGCTCAAGAATGGAACCCGGGACGGGAAACTGGTCGTCGTGTCACGCGACTTGCGCCGGGCGGTGCACGCGCGTCCCATCGTGTCGACGATGCAGGATGCCATCGAGAACTGGGCGGAGGTCGAGCTCCCGCTGAGAGCGCTCTACGACGCGCTGAACGCGGGGACGGTGCCCAACGCCTTCGACTTCGACCCGGTGGCCGCGGCGGCCCCTCTGCCCCGGGCCTACCAGTGGTGCGACGGCTCGGCCTTCCTGAACCATGGCCGGCTCATGGAGAAGGCCTTCGGCATCGCTCCCGTCTCCGATTTCGAGACAGTGCCCTTGATGTACCAGGGGGCGTCGGACGACTTCCTCGGGCCCCGGGACGATGTGCCGCTTCCGAGCGAGGCCCACGGCATCGACTTCGAGGGCGAGTACGCCATCCTGGTGGACGATGTGCCCATGGGCTGCGCTGCCGGACAGGCCGCGAGTCACATCAAGCTGTTGCTCCAGGTGAATGACGTGAGCCTTCGCGCCTTCACTCCCGTCGAGATGAAGAAGGGCTTTGGCTTCCTCCACGCCAAACCCTCCTCCAGCTTCGCGCCCGTCGCCGTCACTCCCGATGAGCTGGGGAGCGCCTGGAGGGAGGGACGTGTGCACCTCCCCTTGAACGTGCGCTGGAATGGCGAGTGGTTCGGGCACCCGAACGGCGGGGAGATGAACTTCAGCTTCCCCCAACTCATCGCGCATGCGGCGGCGACCCGGAGGCTTCGGGCCGGGACGGTGATTGGCTCGGGCACGGTCTCGAACGCCGATCCCCGCGTGGGCTCCGCCTGCATCGCGGAGCGCCGCGCCCTGGAGCTGCTCGAGCAGGGAAAGCCGCTCACGGGCTTCATGCGTTTCGGTGACACCGTGCGCATGGAGGTCCTCGACGCCAGCGGCCGCGGTGTCTTTGGTGCGATCGATCAGACGGTGGTTCCCGCACTGCCCTGA
- a CDS encoding LysR family transcriptional regulator, whose translation MRFQNLDLNLLVALDVLLEERNVSRAATRLHLSQSAMSGALGRLREFFGDELLVQVGRQMVPTARAESLAPQVRDILRRIQSAVEETPGFDPASARRTFRIATSDYITEVLLAEVVRRLQRMAPGISLELVPPGTSMHEALQRGELDFIITPDAHTQDLHPKEVLFEETYGCVVWTGNTRVGNSLSLKRYLELGHIGVHLGRQAPSAEQEFLDRFGHERRLEVTVPSFCTVPHLLVGTDLVATMHSRLARLYARFLPLRVLPSPIEFPPLVEMVQWSRYFEGDPGLRWMRELFQACVADQGSAGTTV comes from the coding sequence ATGAGGTTCCAGAACCTGGACTTGAACCTGCTGGTGGCGCTCGACGTCCTGCTCGAGGAGCGGAATGTCTCCCGGGCGGCCACCCGTTTGCATTTGAGCCAATCCGCCATGAGCGGTGCGCTCGGGCGGCTGCGTGAGTTCTTCGGTGATGAGCTGCTGGTGCAGGTGGGACGCCAGATGGTTCCCACCGCCCGGGCGGAGAGCCTCGCTCCCCAGGTGCGGGACATCCTGCGGCGCATCCAATCCGCGGTCGAGGAGACGCCTGGTTTCGACCCCGCGTCGGCCCGGCGCACCTTCAGGATCGCCACCTCGGATTACATCACGGAGGTGTTGCTCGCGGAGGTGGTCCGCCGGCTCCAGCGCATGGCGCCCGGAATCTCGCTGGAGCTCGTTCCCCCTGGAACCTCCATGCACGAGGCCCTTCAACGCGGGGAGCTCGACTTCATCATCACGCCCGACGCACACACCCAGGACCTCCACCCCAAGGAAGTCCTGTTCGAGGAGACGTACGGCTGTGTCGTCTGGACAGGCAACACCCGGGTCGGCAACAGCCTGTCGCTCAAGCGGTACCTGGAGCTGGGGCATATCGGCGTCCATCTCGGCCGGCAGGCTCCATCCGCCGAGCAGGAGTTCCTGGACCGGTTCGGACACGAGCGCCGGCTCGAGGTGACCGTCCCCAGCTTCTGCACCGTGCCCCACCTGCTCGTCGGCACGGACCTGGTCGCGACGATGCATTCCCGCCTGGCCAGGCTCTATGCGCGCTTCCTTCCGCTCCGCGTCCTGCCCTCCCCCATCGAATTCCCGCCCCTCGTGGAGATGGTTCAGTGGAGCCGGTATTTCGAGGGCGACCCGGGCCTGCGCTGGATGCGTGAGCTCTTCCAGGCGTGTGTGGCCGATCAGGGCAGTGCGGGAACCACCGTCTGA
- a CDS encoding alpha/beta hydrolase family protein, with protein MFRYFPKNYVWNLSVDLAIEMGARIGEIEEMCAPLLAASEQPDAEGTRAFMRSWAAMGDKLCALAEEDARAGRRISAGDKLQRASMYYLTAERMQGHGNPERAPLYARVLETFEKGTALSHANCERVEIPYEGKHLAGLYTRAEGVSGRQPLLVQVNGLDSTKEMKYFVGLPRWLAQRGVASLVIDQPGTGEALRLHGLTAVYDSERWASKVVDWLETREDIDAKRIGLEGVSLGGYYCPRAVAFEPRFAMGVVWGANHDWRDVQKKRLQKEGSFPVPHYWEHVRWVWGAKDMEEFLRIAENVHLDGVLDRIRVPFLVTHGEKDSQIPLKWAQRTYEQLVNSPKRELKVFTAREGGAQHSSFDNSANAGAFIADWVAETLGGRTA; from the coding sequence ATGTTCCGATACTTCCCCAAGAATTACGTCTGGAATCTGTCCGTCGATCTCGCGATCGAGATGGGCGCGCGCATCGGTGAAATCGAGGAGATGTGCGCGCCGCTGCTCGCCGCGTCGGAGCAGCCCGATGCCGAGGGCACGCGCGCCTTCATGCGGAGCTGGGCCGCCATGGGCGACAAGCTGTGCGCGCTGGCGGAGGAGGACGCGCGCGCCGGCCGGCGGATCTCCGCCGGTGACAAGCTGCAGCGTGCCTCGATGTATTACCTCACCGCCGAGCGCATGCAGGGCCACGGCAACCCCGAGCGCGCACCGCTGTACGCCCGGGTGCTCGAGACCTTCGAGAAGGGCACGGCGCTTTCACATGCCAACTGCGAGCGGGTGGAGATTCCGTATGAGGGGAAGCACCTCGCGGGCCTCTACACCCGCGCCGAGGGCGTGAGCGGCCGTCAGCCCCTCCTGGTGCAGGTGAACGGCTTGGACAGCACCAAGGAGATGAAATACTTCGTGGGCTTGCCGCGCTGGCTGGCGCAGCGGGGCGTGGCCTCGCTGGTGATTGATCAGCCCGGCACCGGCGAGGCGCTGCGTCTGCACGGCCTGACGGCGGTGTACGACAGCGAGCGCTGGGCCAGCAAGGTGGTCGACTGGCTGGAGACCCGCGAGGACATCGATGCGAAGCGTATCGGTCTCGAGGGCGTGTCGCTCGGCGGCTACTACTGCCCGCGGGCGGTGGCCTTCGAACCACGGTTCGCGATGGGGGTGGTCTGGGGTGCCAACCACGACTGGCGCGACGTCCAGAAGAAGCGGCTGCAGAAGGAAGGCAGCTTCCCGGTGCCGCACTACTGGGAGCACGTGCGTTGGGTGTGGGGCGCGAAGGACATGGAGGAATTCCTGCGCATCGCGGAGAACGTGCACCTCGACGGCGTGCTCGACCGCATCCGGGTGCCCTTCCTCGTGACCCATGGCGAGAAGGACTCGCAGATTCCGCTGAAGTGGGCCCAGCGCACCTACGAGCAGCTGGTCAACAGCCCGAAGCGGGAGCTCAAGGTGTTCACCGCACGCGAGGGCGGTGCGCAGCACAGCAGCTTCGACAACAGCGCCAACGCCGGTGCCTTCATCGCCGACTGGGTCGCTGAAACCCTGGGCGGCCGCACGGCCTGA
- a CDS encoding VOC family protein: MNIIGPDALVFGVDDMAACAQYLLDYGLRGVDVNEQGGRFEALDGTHIVIKHHADPTLPPAMGTASQLRETVYGVADSATLERIAVELGRDREVRRDAHGRLHTVDDLGFALAFQVTVRRPLALAGETVNAPGGAAQRPVNALGVDPARAALPRTLSHVVYFVPDAARAEAFYVHRLGFTCTDRFTGVGPFLRPAGSADHHTLFMIQTPPGMKGVEHFTFHMGGPTEVMLAGTRFVEKGYQSFWGPGRHRFGSNWFWYFNSPLGCHVEYDADMDQHDSSWTAREAPMGADASQLFLFQHRAKWAPGGPPPAGAPGKH; this comes from the coding sequence ATGAACATCATCGGACCCGACGCCCTGGTCTTCGGCGTCGACGACATGGCCGCCTGCGCCCAATACCTGCTGGACTACGGCCTGCGCGGCGTGGACGTGAACGAGCAGGGCGGCCGTTTCGAGGCCCTCGACGGCACGCACATCGTCATCAAACATCACGCGGACCCCACCCTGCCGCCCGCCATGGGCACCGCCAGCCAACTGCGTGAAACCGTCTACGGCGTGGCGGACAGTGCCACCCTGGAGCGCATCGCCGTCGAGCTCGGCCGCGACCGCGAGGTGCGCCGCGATGCCCATGGCCGCCTGCACACGGTGGACGACCTGGGCTTCGCGCTGGCCTTCCAGGTCACGGTGCGGCGGCCGCTGGCACTGGCCGGTGAGACCGTCAACGCACCCGGCGGCGCCGCTCAGCGCCCGGTGAACGCGCTCGGGGTGGACCCGGCCCGTGCGGCCTTGCCGCGGACCTTGTCGCACGTGGTGTACTTCGTGCCCGATGCCGCCAGGGCCGAGGCCTTCTACGTCCACCGCCTCGGCTTCACCTGTACGGACCGCTTCACCGGCGTGGGCCCCTTCCTGCGCCCGGCCGGCTCGGCCGACCACCACACGCTGTTCATGATCCAGACCCCGCCGGGGATGAAGGGCGTCGAGCACTTCACCTTCCACATGGGCGGCCCGACCGAGGTGATGCTGGCCGGCACCCGCTTCGTCGAGAAGGGCTACCAGTCGTTCTGGGGCCCGGGCCGGCACCGCTTTGGCTCCAACTGGTTCTGGTACTTCAACAGCCCGCTCGGCTGCCATGTGGAGTACGACGCGGACATGGACCAGCACGACTCGAGCTGGACCGCCCGCGAAGCGCCGATGGGCGCGGACGCCTCGCAGCTGTTCCTGTTCCAGCACCGCGCGAAGTGGGCTCCCGGCGGACCGCCACCGGCCGGCGCTCCGGGCAAACACTGA
- a CDS encoding Rieske (2Fe-2S) protein: MNRVVFLCRLEELPDGQSRGFDPLKTGRDTVLVVRQGRDLHAWRDDCPHQPGAAMAWRKDAYLNRDGSRIVCHAHGARFDIATGVCTLGPCQGQALTRVPLLISTDHVYAVLSGAD; the protein is encoded by the coding sequence ATGAACCGCGTGGTCTTCCTGTGCCGGCTCGAGGAGCTGCCCGATGGACAGTCGCGCGGCTTCGATCCACTGAAGACCGGCCGCGATACCGTACTGGTGGTGCGCCAGGGCCGCGACCTGCACGCCTGGCGCGATGACTGCCCTCACCAGCCCGGCGCGGCCATGGCCTGGCGCAAGGACGCCTACCTCAACCGGGATGGCAGCCGCATCGTCTGCCATGCCCACGGCGCGCGGTTCGACATCGCCACGGGCGTCTGCACGCTCGGGCCTTGCCAGGGGCAGGCGCTGACCCGCGTGCCCCTGCTGATTTCCACAGACCACGTCTACGCCGTGCTCAGCGGCGCCGATTGA
- a CDS encoding FAD-dependent oxidoreductase, translating to MARVSKVLIVGGGIGGLSLASGLRNRGLEVDLVEVKKEWTVYGVGIIQQFNVIRAMAQLGLVDRFLGAGFAFENVGLYSAEGSLLQLLPGVRAAGPEYPSNMGISRLTLHHVLSSAAVEKGTSIRLGLTVEHLAQDPDGVSVTFTDGSRGRYDLVVGADGLYSKVRAMVFGKELKPRFTGQGVFRHNFPRAPEIDHLASFYGRHHNAGLCPLSQDLMYLFVTSSEPGNPWMPEERLADIMRERLKEFGGLVGRLREQISDPRQVVYKPLEALFVSEPWYRGRVVLLGDAVHATTPHLGQGAGMAIEDAVVLSELLGEDAPVEALLSRYMQRRYERCRFIVESSLQIGDWEMQGASNADRTGIVRKMMDVTARPI from the coding sequence ATGGCCCGCGTGAGCAAGGTATTGATTGTCGGGGGTGGGATTGGCGGCCTGTCGTTGGCCTCCGGTCTGCGCAACCGTGGCCTCGAGGTCGATCTCGTCGAGGTCAAGAAGGAGTGGACTGTCTACGGGGTGGGCATCATCCAGCAGTTCAACGTCATCCGGGCCATGGCCCAGCTGGGGCTGGTCGACCGCTTTCTCGGCGCGGGGTTCGCGTTCGAGAACGTAGGGCTCTACTCGGCGGAGGGGTCACTTCTCCAGCTGCTGCCTGGCGTGCGCGCGGCGGGGCCGGAGTACCCGTCCAACATGGGCATCTCCCGGCTGACCCTCCATCACGTGCTCAGCTCGGCAGCGGTGGAGAAGGGGACCTCCATCCGTCTGGGCCTCACCGTCGAGCACCTGGCTCAAGACCCCGACGGCGTATCGGTCACCTTCACCGATGGCTCGCGGGGCCGGTATGACCTCGTCGTGGGCGCCGATGGGCTCTACTCCAAGGTCCGGGCCATGGTCTTCGGGAAGGAGCTGAAGCCGCGCTTCACGGGACAGGGCGTCTTCCGCCACAACTTCCCGCGCGCTCCCGAGATTGATCATCTGGCGTCCTTCTACGGGCGCCATCACAACGCCGGGCTCTGCCCGCTCTCCCAGGACCTGATGTACCTGTTCGTGACCTCCTCGGAGCCGGGGAACCCGTGGATGCCGGAGGAACGGCTCGCGGACATCATGCGGGAGCGCTTGAAGGAGTTCGGCGGGCTCGTCGGCCGGCTGCGAGAGCAGATCTCCGACCCGAGGCAGGTCGTCTACAAGCCCCTGGAGGCGCTCTTCGTCTCCGAGCCCTGGTACCGGGGCAGGGTGGTGCTGCTCGGCGATGCCGTGCATGCGACGACGCCGCACCTCGGGCAGGGGGCGGGCATGGCCATCGAGGACGCGGTGGTGCTCTCGGAGCTCCTCGGCGAGGACGCTCCGGTGGAGGCGCTCCTGTCCCGCTACATGCAGCGGCGCTACGAGCGCTGCCGGTTCATCGTCGAGAGCTCCCTCCAGATCGGTGACTGGGAGATGCAAGGCGCTTCCAACGCCGACCGGACGGGAATCGTGAGGAAGATGATGGACGTGACGGCCCGGCCCATCTGA